The proteins below come from a single Aegilops tauschii subsp. strangulata cultivar AL8/78 chromosome 6, Aet v6.0, whole genome shotgun sequence genomic window:
- the LOC109764266 gene encoding protein HASTY 1 translates to MDASCLPTEAATGADRDSDPPNSGQVRTEEELYVESFLKVSLLLANQELIKVQLHGYKMLQHLLKYRSEKLSSANLLKLMLQLVKSDHDLVLESTDSRSSMPDKRPQNSDWSAAPTGINETISSHQGMDCPILAEHNLLCEAFIIATSCLGIQQYMGMLLCLLNSLNRIWIQMEWNCKYVRTMSGLSNLFSDGQFLKMSYHVVKFCEEKLMNGINEYGACDVFSTALLELIIPLFLRLLRCIHVLWTAEIGVDLLPAEVEKAKTLSCMELDHLLEISDGLYTIDSEESFRENETRALLEGTRQRV, encoded by the exons ATGGACGCGTCCTGCCTCCCAACGGAGGCGGCGACGGGTGCCGACCGCGATTCGGACCCTCCAAACTCGGGACAG gtaagaacagaagaggaactaTACGTGGAATCCTTTCTAAAGGTTTCACTTCTGCTAGCCAACCAGGAGTTGATCAAGGTTCAACTTCATGGCTATAAGATGCTTCAG CATCTCCTGAAATACAGGAGTGAAAAACTTAGCAGCGCTAATCTTCTAAAGTTGATGTTACAGCTGGTTAAATCCGATCATGATTTAGTTTTAGAGAGTACTGACAGTAGAAGCAGCATGCCAGATAAAAGACCCCAGAATAGTGATTGGAGTGCGGCACCCACG GGAATCAATGAAACAATTTCTTCTCACCAAGGAATGGACTGTCCTATCCTTGCAGAGCATAATTTATTATGCGAGGCATTTATTATTGCAACGTCTTGTCTAGG GATTCAGCAATACATGGGTATGCTTCTATGTCTACTTAATTCTCTCAACAGAATATGGATCCAGATGGAGTGGAATTGTAAATATGTGCGTACCATGTCTGGATTGAGCAATCTATTTTCTGATGGTCAATTTTTGAAGATGTCTTATCACGTTGTGAAATTCTGTGAGGAAAAGCTTATGAATGGAATAAACGAGTATGGTGCTTGTGATGTGTTCTCCACAGCTCTTTTGGAATTAATCATTCCTCTATTCTTGCGG CTGCTCCGTTGTATACATGTACTTTGGACGGCGGAAATTGGTGTTGACTTGTTGCCTGCAGAAGTTGAAAAGGCTAAAACCTTGAGCTGTATGGAGCTTGATCATTTGCTTGAAATTTCTGATGGGCTGTATACTATTGACAGTGAGGAATCGTTCCGTGAGAATGAGACAAGGGCACTGTTAGAGGGAACTCGACAGAGGGTGTAA